In Silene latifolia isolate original U9 population chromosome 6, ASM4854445v1, whole genome shotgun sequence, the genomic window taagaactcaaaacaaaaccccaacttacaaaacatgagaccatgaactcttaacaccaactctaccaactattcctacctccacacctcgctcgcgatgtcgtatcaactacatcataaactctcccgacactaactccatacataatcaactacataaacatcaaacggaatgttatattctaccacctttaaaaggaacttcgtcctcgaagtttactcacactcataacctcatcatccaactgtcaacactatcaaagtattctcgcattcctaacatcgaactactacaagcacgtccatgaccttttaacactatcaaccacaacatatacaaatccataccttatgctacaccaacactctacttccaaatataccaccatatgtacaaccatcaaaatctcttttatcgcatcctactcctcttaagataaatgttacgtcctcgtaactcactaatactaaatcctagacatatcttttcattatcctcatcaccaccgcatgtcaaagataaccacctataacctaaacactcgccatgcacatatccaaggctctcttacttaaacttTTTTAATACCTTAACTcatacggcacaccacctaacctataccataaaactcgtaggaaaatcaccatactaactctccattcttactgcaaaacaacgtacctctctatgtaaggcacctatctcccaaaagcataactcacgatctacactcgttacgtacactcacactagatcctcaagttcttttctttattaccgcaaaactcatacaaaacttaacatgacactaattcccaacaccctacactcactgtcccaaaatctggttatgaaccacctgcagcgtccagataaaaacaacacatgttccaccaatcacttaccatgactatgtctaaagcctcatcttaaaatAAGATCAAAAGTATCTTTGTAACAACTTcgacaaccgtgtcccatcaacgtaatgtcactataccatgacaacaacgaaaacatatacaactctctttcatatcatactctaccctcataccaaaacttaactggtaagaaacatcaataaacaaaacaactgtctatctgcacaaactgaaactcacaggaagcaacatcaaacaaaacaacaatttatgtgtaactggtatgtactttcgaaactcgaatcataatcatcccgcctactccaccacaaccggtgacgacatcgcaacaccaccaccaacagccacaccgcagtgcgaaaatacccacatcacaacactaggtaccgtgcccggatcatcacccgaggcaccacaactacaccgatagacatcacaacagacacaatcccataaacactgacccaacataacttctcggacaagaaaaaaaaacttactcaaatccactttactaaatcacaatgcaacatgttaaatgaattaaacagataataatctcatgaacatcatctttaccatttcacggaataaacaagtatcatccatacacatacaattttaactatccatgccagatcaaccacattattaccttttgaacctcattccattagtataccgaacccaacataaattacagaacaatcatataacaactttataattatcacaccataccacttcttgtgaggtcagaacctcacaccaacatttacacgtatcatagacccgtaatcacatccacctagtcaatcctgatcacgtaagttaccactcaacaaaggttacctgtcgcccgagcttaactcatatgcccctcataacatattctcccattcgcatatccatcaccccctgccaaatgtaaccatactattaatactcaactactaacaaccgcctcatataaccacatcttacactctctcacaaccatacatatcaacctggtctctgcaaaatcaaccgcttcagaattgttacctttctaatataccatcacccttaaccactagtcaaaaaccataacactaccactgtccggacgtcaaacctcttacactcatctctaaatatcacgatttttttcctatctttggttaacatcccaaataacgaacatcaaatccatcaacaaaattacttcaacattcttcccaataccattcttaactgtatcatcatctaaatctccaccaaaatctcatatcatgctgatattctaccaacttcttactttcctgaattcctcaaaactcaagactaatcatgttgtcccgaaactcctttataaccattaactaacatcctcatgattggtagcacacatctcgacgactccttacctctatatcacataactctggtcaacattttcttagttttattcccctcattcttttcttttacactctacaaaatcaattaaccattcaactccttatcacttctacctaactcgttagtgttccggttactttctcactgctccaagactcacatcccattatttatatcgatatcatctcattctttcttaccatggatcttctcttattatgctatcactcacacttgccactaatctatccataaaatcaacgttcactgttcaaacaattgcatctccttcgtacatctctagaaatcaaaatttatttcataccgttaaatgcccaaagaaatcacacgtagtttcatctcttaataaaccaaatctcccaaactcactcactgtctacaaatccacctcgcaacatgtctccataaagttcactatatactactcttctcaacccctttaaaacgaactttcactgtgtatattcttaacccacacgactcctaaccatctcactccataattctttacacatctcaagttgccactattcaAACcctcctttcaatcttttcattctcacgttccttagacccacatcatcccttacccactttcacttacttttacatcactcaatttcgcgactaaatcactcaccacgtctcaccaaaacttgcaccatgcctcaatcagctcatccatattctttttctttttccacttctcagcacaaccacatatagctcatctcctcccaccaaactcatactcaccataaggtgccactcaccaccccataagattgggtaacttacgtattaagaccaacttacatgtaaaacaatgcataaagaagtaaaataacaactttgaattaaacataatatgcacgaatgtcaaaagataagcatatgacccaaaataggggtcactagatcgagtacaggccactcgatcgagtaagggacttactcgatcgagtaggtgaagatcagaagcacgtaaaacaaatcaccagggctactcgatcgagtaactaacgtactcgatcgagttcccccatactcgatcgagtaccaaggctactcgatcgagtaccccaattctcaagactGTCCGAGCCAGAAaagcagtcataactcactcattacttggtcgttttgggcgtgtgacctatcgttagaatcgtttaaggacaagctatcacctccaattggaatcacatcaaaatcatttattcatctcaagttataacagtttaaagacaacctctttataaacgaaaaacacaactattgatttttacttcccaaacgacttaaacaacaacaaggtagacaaaacgactcagtactcataaaaccagtattgctaatctcatgttaccatcttcaaaaaaatcaagcaacaacatccatcatgcacatatattatttaactcattagtcatgtactaaccgcatactttaaattttataacttttcgtaacacaaaacattctcatacattacaaatcctatttccatgttactaatacaacaacattacaaatacacttcgtcacctaaacatattcataatcacaaaattcatattctcatgcaattgctactccatcttttccaatcaattcatccatttccaacacatCACTCATCATtttcatacacttttctaacaattccaaccaacattgtaaaccaactatcatacaacatgctttcaatcaacaacatacgaaatcacattatcaccatcttttatacacattccccattctccacatacatacatccactgattcatgccacacatcaccatataggtacacaattcacaagataaacacatagcgatcccgactcatatcccatggtgaccggttcaaaattgtagggcgagttcgcgactttaggacgtctcccaagtctttgcattagctcctacaacctttaccccgggttcattttaattgactccctatattcattggtttcattggttacaggtttcaggatcgtcgctctgataccatttgtaacacccccatactccaagtgccttaccaggaccactcaggtataaggatgccaccatctcggttacccgaggcatgatattcataagacaataacgaaacaactttaaaagtaaataaagtttgaagtgattacatagcaaaaCCAaattgataaaaagaaatacaagatcctcagacggtctactgctaaaactatcaaagctataaaacatcgtcgacacggcggaagacttctaagcgccacgtgatgactcatccacctatcccatacgcatcacatcataccgctcaataatcgctcaccacccccgaatggatcaccacggtttttaaaacatttaaacggggtcaatactaatcacacaactcaatatatatatcaacaataagataaacagacggcttaaccgtcacacacacaaccacaccaattccaacaatctcaatcaccgatcgtccactggaccggtccccgcgatgggggaccgcagccgtacccaccaaatccccgctcctcataatgagcgataaccctgtccattaatatgcacacccccttccgtggcgggttccacgaagggcgaaactagggcgtgaagccactcccgcaagtgacctcactcagccgagggcacgcctcgagaaccagagacaaacaatcacaatatcaacaaccgtctgaatctatcaacaatgtataagcacaaccgtctgaatcaatcacactaattacaaagacaatcaccacacattatgtaagtaataccgagtagggaaaccctaccacggaatgcaacacaaacatcagacgatctagcagctgtctcaaaaccttgcctctacgaacccttctcctatacacataatcatacaattatcacctaatcaacataaccctcccaaaacccccaaatctacccaattagggttttaaacaaactcaaagaaacagtataaaattggtatgtagatcttacccttgacgcaaggaacactatgatgcaaagaacaagatgatccgacactcctagccttggggatttgccaacaacgcgacgagagagaactacgtaactcctttttcttttgaagggtttagaaaggttaaaagtgattaaataactgacggaaaccttttatatcaaactcgcgttattagcaaaacccgtcaaatcattccccgcaaaccggctactcgatcgagtagctaaggtactcgatcgagtgcccccttactcgatcgagtatctacgttactcgatcgagtacccaacaggtcagaaactattttaaaacgcaactcacccttactcgacagagtaaggcctactcgatagagtaggcagagacttataaatacggagtattacagcgaCACTCCACCAACCAATTTCTCGCGTAAAAGTGGACTCGACcaggcactcggccgagtgtccggcccactcagtcgagtgaacattcactcggtcgagtgaccgggTTTCAGAAACTTCCAGCCCCACACCAAATCCCACTCGGtcctccactcggccgagtggatggtctactcggtcaagtacggTCTTTATAAATAATGCGAGGTATTACACTAACACACCAAAAATAAGCTCAcattatatttaaataaataattaacaaaGTAAGAGAAGATATACTAAATACCTTAAAATGATTGAATGCATCTCTTTTACTTTGAGGAGTCTCCGTTCAATTAAAATAATGCCCTGTTTCTTGTAGTGTGAATAGAGTGACCCGTTATCACTTGCAATTCACAAATTCTCGTTTACGAACGGGTATTTTCGTCTTAAACCTTAAGACGGGCCAAGTTGAACACATAAGACAAAAACAAAATGCATTAAGATTAACAAAAGGTTTGTCCAACTCCCGTCTATGCAAGTGAGGTGTTATTTGATCCGTTTTGTTCTtaaaacggatatatccgtcttaactCTTAACGAAGACCTATTGCGATCGATTACAGATTTACCGCACAAAGTCTTCTTTAAAGCGACATTATCCGTCTTATTTATTAGACGGGTCAAGTATAACCTTATAGGAGAAATAGAACAAAATTATAATGCGTTAGAAAAAGTAAAATACTTATCCTATATAAAGAGAAAactgttgattacagccttttaaaaaccactttttgaaaattacagccttatataaatttttttgtaaattacagCCATAATAACAGTTCTGATCACAAATTACAACCAAAAGTCTTACTCCGTTGGAAAAttgagacaaatttgaatttttgctACTTAAGTTCATTTTTTAGGACGAAAATACCCCTTACCTTCATCTATGTTCTTCTCCTTCATCAAAATTCACAACTCCATCTTCTCTCTAATTCTCCATTTCTTCTTCACCAATATCACCTAATCTAATTCACCATTTTTATTCAAATTCTATCCTAATCAATTTAATTGAATTCTAATTCTATTATTTCCATTGTATCTTAAAATTAATTAGTATTCTTCATCAtcaattttccccaaattggaagtaattagggttcatcatcgattttccccaaatttatGATGCTATTTACACTCGCAGACTCAAATTGATCGGCAAACATTCAATATGGAATACTAATAGTTGGTCAATTGGCAAATTCGGTTGTGAATCTAGCTGGAAAGCAACTCGGAACTTGCTAAAGAAAGGCTTAAATCTCAATGCCAAGACCAAGGCTGGTAAAACAACGCTTGAACTTGCTAGCAATGATGAAATTCAGTCTCTACTGGTGGAGCATGAGAAGACAAAAGGAACGGAAGTTCAGCGTGAGATCGAGAAAGTTATGGAACATGTCAACGAGATACACAAGATAATGAACAACAATGATGCTTTTAGCTTTGTTATTTTGAAGGGGTAAGTATATATCGGGGTAAATGATGTTCAGGTGAGGAAGATAAGAGGGTTTGAGAGGTAAATGATAGATTAAGTGAAAAAATCAGGATAAGTATGCAAACAAATAGGCAAGAGTATATCAGTCACTTTTCGACAAAATTCATCGGAAACGTCATCGCAGTGcaattttcaaagaaaaatgataTTATGGttgtaatttacaaaaaaaaaattatataaggctataatttctaaaaattgatttttaaaagggtgtaatcaacaattttctctatataaatatataatgttCAATTTGATCTGTTTTAAACTTAAACAATAGTACCGTCTCAAAGAAGACTACTACCTATACCGTGCCTTTTTTTTATATGGTAAAGAAACTAGATTGATCAAAATCAATCTATAGTATCCTTGCGGATACGAAAGGTAAAAGAAAATCAATGATCTTCAAATTACCGGGAATCAAGCATAATTCAAGGGCACCAAAGAGGAAACTCTCAAATAGATTTTCACTTTAAAACCCCCAATAACGAATTAAAGAATAACTTAAAcaaaataaacatgcaaaattatAAGTGCAAATAATTCTAAAGGAGAACAAAAAGACTCCTTGGAAAAAAAATTCAGATTTCAGTAGAAATCCAAAAAAAACTTTGTTGGAATACCATCCGTAGGCGGTATCAAAAGAAGTAATTCATAAGCCTTTTCCACAAATAGTAAACCAATTAGCTATCTTGCTGGAATACCATCTGTTCTTGGATAAAGAACTCATGGTACTCACACAAGACTGACTGACATTCCTTCAGTAGGGAAATGGATTAGCTTTGGTTAACAGAGATGAAAGCATAAAATCCGAATCTGAGATCTTGAGATATCGAATCATAGCTATGAAAAGTAACTTTGGGCTAAAATGTAACATTTTCTCCTTACCCACCAATATTACATTTCTATTATCGACAAAGAATTGGCTATAAAGAAAGACTCTTGAAATATCGCTCAACTCCTTGGTTTATTCCTTCTTTGACTTAGACATATGACTAAAATAAACTTTCCTAGGTTAAAATGGAGAGTAAATTAAAGTCTAGTCTTTAGAAGGAGAAAATTAAGAAAGAAAACCGAAATTTTTCCAATTAAAGAACTAAAAAAGATAAGAAATCTATACAACCATGAAGATGAGGGAAGATAGTTGTGAAGAAAGTGACTGAAGATGAGAAACGTTTTTTTGTCAGATAGCAcctaacatttacactttctgtaaAAATGGTACCTaaagttttttttatttgtttaataacaccttatattatattttttttgtctAATGCCACCAAACTTACTTTTCCGTCAAAAAAAAAGTCAAGAAACCGTCTTGACTAACGGAGGAAAGGCTATGTTGGCTTTAACACCATATTTCTTATGTTTTCCCTCCAATTTCAGCTTCTCTTTCCCATATTCTAATTTTCCCTCCAATTAAACCTAAATTCCCTCCAATTAAAACCCTTATTTAACCCAGCTCTCCAATTTTATTCCTTCATCTTCAAattaaaactctaattttagcTTTATTAACCAATTTTCTCCTCTTTTCTCATCATCCTTTCAATCCAAGATGTCTTATTCAAGCTCATCCTCAAACTCAACAAAGCGGGTGAGATGCAATTGTGGCATTCTAGTGGCTGAGAAAACAACATGGACACACCAAAATTCGGGTAGGAGATTCATGGCCTGCAATTTCTACAATGCAGAGACGGGGTTGCGTGGGTGTTGTTTCTTCAAGTGGATTGATGAGGATATGATTTATTGGCAAAGAAGTGTTATAAATAGCTTGTTGAATGAAAATAAGTCACTTAAGAATAAGATTGGTGAGATGGAGGCTGAGTTTGAGTACACAAAGGAGACGGAAAATAAGATTGGTGAAATGGAGGCTGAGTTGAAGTTGGTGAAGAAGGAGACAAACAAGACCAATGCAAAGTTATGCTAGGGTTAGAATTTGTTATAATCTTTATGTTATATAGTAGATTAACTTAGTTTAACATTTATTTAGAGTTATGTTGTAATCGTTATGTTATATGCAAGGAGATGTATTCTAATTGTAGTTGCTTAATGAGACTTGTGTTGAACTGGAAGAAACTAAGTGTGTAATGAAATACCAAATCTATTTTCAATAATAAAAGTTTCATTTTAATCCATTCATGGTTACAAAAGTACATCCAAAGTTCCAACTCCATCAAGCACTGATCACAAACAACTAAGTTACTGATCATAATAGCACTAAACTAATGATCATAAAAAGTACAAACTAAATACAACAAGAGCTGATCACAACAACTACTAAGCTACTAATCCTTGTCAACTTTTTGATTACAAAGGCGTTGATGAAGAACCAATTTCAGATTGGCTTGTAAGAGGACGGTCATGTGTTAGATGCACCTCTTCAACTGAACCTGCCACATTCCTCCTTTGTTGTGTCCTTTTTCTAGGTTGAGCAACTGTAGGGTTCTTACAACTCTTTTTGTTGTGACCTAATTGGCCGCAGTTGCCATATTTCTTCCTTGTGTTCCTTTTTTGACAAGTTGCCTctcctcattttctcccacttCCTTCCTCCTTTTCTTGCTGTTGGGTCTGCCTGGCATCTTTCTATATGTTGGGGGTGCTGGCTGAGGATGTTCAGTGTGTTCCCATTGCTTTGGTCCAGGGAGAGCCTTGACCATATTGTCATATGCCTTCAAATATGTTTCCTTGGTGTATACTTGGTGACAATAGTCCTCTGGTTCAAGTCTCTTCTTAGTGAGACATGCAAAGATATGTGGACAAGGGATACCCGCTATGTCCCACTTCTTACAGCCACATGTCTTAGCATTCAGATCAACCACATATCTTTCTTGATGGTACTCAACCTCAAAGTAATGGGGCATCACATTTCTTTTATACTTATCCACCCCCTCTTTCTTTTGGAATATCTTTTTCATACAATATATCCTCATCCACTCCATTAGGCTCAATATTGGTTTATCTCTGCACTTTCTTAGTACATTATTGAAGCTTTCACAACAGTTGTTCAATAACATACCTGAGGTACAGTTTGTTGTAAAAGCATGCCTACACCAACTGGCGGAAGGGATTAAGGTGAGGTAGACATGAACTTCAACAGACATGCTCTTCATAATCCACATATGCACCTCATGCTCCTCCTATATCAGTGGGCAGTTTGTAAGTTTGTAAGTTATATTAGAGGGAGTTTGTACTTGATAATTGATAAGTTGTCAGTTATTACCTTGGTATATGCTCTTGCAGCACTCCAAAAACATTGCTTGAATGCTTGACCTAGCCATGACTTCTTGAATTGGCCCATATGTGTCTACAAAAATATCTTGACTCGGCATTAGGAACCACCATGTTCAGTGC contains:
- the LOC141588582 gene encoding uncharacterized protein LOC141588582; this translates as MGQFKKSWLGQAFKQCFWSAARAYTKEEHEVHMWIMKSMSVEVHVYLTLIPSASWCRHAFTTNCTSGMLLNNCCESFNNVLRKCRDKPILSLMEWMRIYCMKKIFQKKEGVDKYKRNVMPHYFEVEYHQERYVVDLNAKTCGCKKWDIAGIPCPHIFACLTKKRLEPEDYCHQVYTKETYLKAYDNMVKALPGPKQWEHTEHPQPAPPTYRKMPGRPNSKKRRKEVGENEERQLVKKGTQGRNMATAAN